A genome region from Prionailurus viverrinus isolate Anna chromosome A3, UM_Priviv_1.0, whole genome shotgun sequence includes the following:
- the IL36G gene encoding interleukin-36 gamma isoform X4 codes for MTCIRGVPFCGEPYTAVNKPQTGEVSDLNQQVWILQDQTIVTVPRTDSVTPVTVTVVPCKYPEYLEQGRGIPIYMGIENPEMCLSCEDIGGQPTLQLKEEEILDLYNEVAPVEPFLFYHSKDGRTSTFESVAFPGWFIASSEIRHPLFLTSDLGGKNNVNFNLSINA; via the exons ATGACATGCATTCGAGGAGTCCCTTTCTGTGGAGAACCCTATACAGCAG TGAATAAACCTCAGACCGGGGAGGTCTCTGACTTGAATCAGCAGGTGTGGATCCTGCAGGATCAGACCATTGTGACAGTTCCACGGACTGACAGTGTGACTCCAG TCACTGTCACTGTTGTCCCATGCAAGTATCCAGAGTATCTTGAGCAAGGCAGAGGGATTCCCATTTATATgggaatagagaatccagaaatgtgTCTGTCTTGTGAGGACATAGGAGGGCAGCCCACATTGCAACTGAAG GAGGAGGAGATACTGGATCTGTACAACGAAGTCGCGCCCGTGGAGCCCTTCCTCTTCTACCACTCAAAAGATGGCAGGACCTCCACCTTCGAGTCCGTGGCGTTCCCTGGCTGGTTCATCGCCTCCTCTGAGATCCGCCATCCCCTCTTCCTCACTTCAGACCTGGGGGGAAAGAACAATGTTAACTTCAATTTAAGTATCAATGCTTGA
- the IL36G gene encoding interleukin-36 gamma isoform X5 encodes MNKPQTGEVSDLNQQVWILQDQTIVTVPRTDSVTPVTVTVVPCKYPEYLEQGRGIPIYMGIENPEMCLSCEDIGGQPTLQLKEEEILDLYNEVAPVEPFLFYHSKDGRTSTFESVAFPGWFIASSEIRHPLFLTSDLGGKNNVNFNLSINA; translated from the exons TGAATAAACCTCAGACCGGGGAGGTCTCTGACTTGAATCAGCAGGTGTGGATCCTGCAGGATCAGACCATTGTGACAGTTCCACGGACTGACAGTGTGACTCCAG TCACTGTCACTGTTGTCCCATGCAAGTATCCAGAGTATCTTGAGCAAGGCAGAGGGATTCCCATTTATATgggaatagagaatccagaaatgtgTCTGTCTTGTGAGGACATAGGAGGGCAGCCCACATTGCAACTGAAG GAGGAGGAGATACTGGATCTGTACAACGAAGTCGCGCCCGTGGAGCCCTTCCTCTTCTACCACTCAAAAGATGGCAGGACCTCCACCTTCGAGTCCGTGGCGTTCCCTGGCTGGTTCATCGCCTCCTCTGAGATCCGCCATCCCCTCTTCCTCACTTCAGACCTGGGGGGAAAGAACAATGTTAACTTCAATTTAAGTATCAATGCTTGA